Genomic window (Trueperaceae bacterium):
TCGCCAGGGCGCGCTCGATGCCGTGGTACAGCTCGGCGCCGGCCGCCGGCGTGAGCGCCCCCTCCGGCACCACCCGCGCCAGCGCGTAGCGTCCGTCGCGGCTGATGGTGGCGCGGGCCAGGGGCGCGATCTCGCTCCGTAGCGCCAGGTCCGCGCTCGCGTAGTACTGGTAGAGGAACAGCTTGGGGATGCTCTCCAGCGCCATGGGGGACGACACGCCCGCCACCCTGTCGAGGGCGCGGAGCTCGGAGGTCAGGAGCGACACCTTCCGCACGTTCTCCGGACGGTAGAAGCCGGCAGGACCCAGGTCGACGAGGACGTCGAACGGGTTCAGGAGCCCCTCGAGGCCGAGCCCCTCGAGCGCCGTGAGGGTGCGGCGCGCGTCCGTGGCGGCCGTGAGGCCGCGGGCGCCCGGATCGGCCACCTGCATGCGCAGCGACGGCAGCGCCAGCAGCACGAGCACGCCCACCCCCACCACGCTCCAGAGCCACGGCCGCCGCATGATGGCCAGGGCCCGGGCCCGCCAGAACGCCCGCGAGCGCAGGCCCGGCTCGCGCTTGGTGACCCGCAACCAGTTGACGCGGTGCCCGAGGAGCGCCAGCGACGCCGGCACGGCCGTCACCGCCACGAGCACGCTCACGCTGAGCACCACCATCGTCCCGACGCCGATGGAGCGGATGAACGCCACCGGCGGCACGAGCAGGGCGGCCAGCGCGACCAGCACGGTCAGGCCGCTGAACGTGACGGCCTTGCCGGCCGTGGCGGCAGCGCGCGCCGCCGCGAGGCGGGAGTCGAAGGTGCTGCGCAGCTCCTCGCGGTAGCGGTTCACGATCAGGAGCGCGTAGTCGATGCCCGTGGCCAGCCCGAGCATCGTGACGATCGTCTCCGTGAACACGGCGAACTCCACGAAGTGACCGAGGAAGTAGAGCAGCCCCAACGACACGGAGATGGAGGTCACGGCGCTCAAGAGCGGCAGGAGCGACGCGACAACCGCGCCGAACGCGACGAGCAGGATGACGAGCGAGATGGGCAACCCGAAGACCTCGGCGCGGCGGGCGTCGCGCTGGCTGACCTGCTCCAGCTCGAGCACCGTGGCCGGCCCGCCCGACAGGTCGAAGCGGAGAGCCGGCGTGGCGGCGAACTCGCCGCGCACCCGTCGCGTCACGACCTTCCCCTCCGTCAGGTCCACCGTGTCGATGCCGATCAGCAACACCGACAGGTCGTTCGCCTCGTCCAGCAGGTTGAGGCCGCTCGAGGCGCGGTAGTCCCGGACGTACGTCACGCCGTCCAGGGCGAGGAGGCGCGTCGCCAGTGAGTCGAGTTCCTCGGCGTACTCGCTCGAGCCAGCCCTCACGCTCACCCCGTGCGCCACGGCGACCAACGTGGCCTCCTCCGGGTTGGCGAAGGCGGTCGCCAGCAACTCCTGGACGGCCGCGGCGTTCCCGTGGCGCGGCGCGTCGGGCTGTGCGCTCAGAACGGCGCCTACGCGCGCGCCGAACGGCAGCGAGGCGAGCGCCAACGCGAACCACGCTCCCAGCACCCAGCGGGGGTAGCGCGCGACGAGACCACCAAGCCGCGTGAACACCCGTTCCTCAGCTCGCCAGGAAAGTGTCGATCACCTGGCGAGCGCCCGTGTCCTTCGTGCGCGTCTCGCCGGCCACGTGCCCGTCGCGCAGGAAGACGATGCGCTCGGCCACCAGCGCCGCCGCCGGGTCGTGCGTGACCATCACCACCGTCCAACCGTGCTCGTCCACCCCGCGTCGCAGGAGCTCCAGGACCTCGGCGCCCGTCTTCGTGTCGAGGTTGCCCGTCGGTTCGTCGGCCAGCACCACCGCCGGGTCGTTGATCAGCGCCCGCGCCATGGCGACGCGCTGGCGTTGCCCGCCAGAGAGTTGCCGCGGGCGGTGCTCGAGGCGGTCGTCGATGCTCAGCTGGCGTGCCAGCACCGCGAGGCGACGACGGCCCTCGGCCAGCCGCCCCGCCACCTCGGCGGGCAGGAGGATGTTCTCGCTCGCGCTCAGGTTCGGGATCAGCTCGAACGACTGGAATATGAAGCCGAGCCGGTCGCGTCGCAGCCCGGTCAACTCGTCGTCGTCGAGTCCCGACGTCGAGCGGCCGGCGATCCTGACCTCGCCCGCGTCCGGCTGGTCGAGCAGCCCGAGCATGTGTAGCAGCGTGCTCTTGCCGCTGCCGCTCGGACCCATCACCGCCACGAACTCGCCCTCCCTCACCTCCAACGTCACGCCGTCGAGGGCGGGGATCACCTCGTCGCCGAGGCGGTACGTCTTGCGCAGGCCGTTGGCCTGCAGCGCGAAGGGCCTGTCAGACATGCTCACTCCAAGAGGCGAGGGCGCGCGTTGGCGCCATCCTCGCGGCCCGCCTGGCGGGCAACAGCGCGGCTACGAGGCCGATGACGGGCGAGGCGGCCAAGGCGAGCAGCGCCAGCGGCCACGGCACCCGCGGCGCGAGCACGAAGCCCGTGAGGGCACCGGCGCCGTTGGTGATGATGCGGGCCAGGAGCAGTCCGAAGCCCACGCCGATGAGCGCGCCGACGGTCGTGACGATGATGCCTTCGGCGGTGACCAGGGTCCGCACCCCGCGGCGGGTGAGCCCGATGGTGCGCAGGACCGCGATCTCGTGGCCGCGGCTCGCGAGGTTCATGCCGAGCGTGTTGGCGACGCCGAGCGCGGCCACGATGACGGCGATGAGCAGCAGCACGCGGGTGGTGGCGAACGCCTGGCTGGTGACGTCGAGGATGTAGCGCTTGTAGTCGGCGTTCTGCGTGATGTCGAGAGCAAGCTCGGGGAAGGCGGCCAACAGGCGCTCCTTGACGGCTGTCTGCGACTCGCCCGGGCTCACGACCACCACGAAGAGGTCGGGGTTGCCGCCCCCGAAACGCGCGATCTGATCGATGCTCCCCACCACCGCCTCGCCGCCCCCCGTGAAGTCCACGACGACGCCGCCCACGCGGAACGGCGCGAAGCCGTCCGAGGTGCGCAGCTCGATCTGGTCGCCCTTCTGGAAGCCGTAACGGTCGCGCATCGTGTTGGCCACCAGGACCTCCCCCGAGCGGAGGGTGTCGTAGCCGGTGCGATCGTCGCCCTGACCCGGCAGGTACTGGAAGCGGCCGAAGCCGCCGTCCGGGTCGAAGCGGGCCGGGTCGACGAGCACGAGCGCGACGGCCCGGCCCCGCGTGTCGCCGCCGGGCTGCAGGAAGCGCACGGCCGTGATCTTCACGCCGCTGGCGACGTCGACGCCGGGGACCGCCTGAGCGCGCGCGGCGAAGTCGTCGGGGAACGTCACGGGCGCCGTGACGAACAGGTCGCCCACCACCGTCGTCTCGACCCAGGACGATATGGCGTGGTTGGTGCTGCTCACCATGCTGCCGACGCCGATGACGAGCCCGGTGCCGACCACCACCGTACCGATGGCGACGCCGTTGCGAGCGGCGTTGCGGGCCGCGAAGCTGGCGCCGAGCTTGCCCGGGGCACCGAAGACGCGGGTGAGGGGGCTCCGCAGCGCGGCCGTTACCGGCGGCAGGACGTACGGCGCCGTCAGGGCGACTCCCAGGAAGAACATGCCGAGCGCCACGGTGGTGGCGTAGAGGGCGCTCAGGCCCGGCCAGGGCACGAGCGCCAGGGCGGTGCCGGCGACGACGAGGGCGAGGCCGATGACCGCGTGGCGCCGCCGCGGCGGCAGAGCGTTAGCCTGCAGCGACGCGATGGGAGAGGTCCTGCCGGCGTTGCGGGCGGGGATGATGCCCGCCACGAGCGCGGCGGCCACGCCCAGCGCGGAGGCGAGCAGGACGTTGCGCACGGGGAGCACGAGCGTGCGGAACTCGTAGCCGAGCGTCACGGCGTTCAGGTACGTGACGACGTAGGAGAGCACCACCCCTAGCAGCACCCCGCTCAGCACCCCGAAGGCGGCGAGGGCGAGCGCTTCGTAGAAGGCGAGGCGCATGGTCCCGCCGCGGGTCATGCAGACGGTCCGCAGCAGGGCGTACTCGCGTGAGCGCTCGACCACCGACGCCATGAAGGTGTTGTAGGCCAGGAAGGCGCCCAACGCCAGGAGCGTCGCCGCCAGGACGCTCAGCCCCGACTGAAGCGTCTGCACGATGCCGAAGGTGAAGTCGCCGCTGCCGGCGGGGAGCGTGACCGTGAAGCCGTCGCCCACGGTCGTCCTGAGACGGGCGGCCACTGCCTGCACGTCGTCCACGTCCCGCACGACCACCTCGACGTTCGAGACCCGCCCCGTGAGCGCGAGGACGTCCTGCAGGTCGGCGAGCGCCATCACGCCGACGCGCCCCCCGTTCGTGCTGGCGATCCCCACGCCGTCGTCGAGGAGCCCTGTCACGAGCAGCGGCACCTTGCCGGTCGCCGTAGTGAACTCGACGGTGTCGCCCACCGCGATGGCGCGCGAGCGGGCGAAGCCGTCGGCGATGGCGATGCCGCGCGAGCCCGCCGCTGGAAGGCTCCCCTCGGCCAGCTTGGCGGGGAGGTCGTCCTCGAAGCGCGTCAAGCGGCCCTGGATCTGGAAGCCGCTGTCGACGCCCGGGATCACGGACTTCTCGACGGTGCGCTCGCCGCGCGCGGGCTCGGCGCGCGTCTGCAGGACCGGTAGCGCCGCGGCGACGCCGGGGTCGGCGCGCACCTCGCTCAACAGGGGTTCCGCCTCGAAGACGGCGCGGCCACCCGCTCCGGGTGTGACGACCAGGTCGGCCTTGCCCGCCGCCGCCTGGAGGGCGCTGCGAAGGTTGGCCTCCACGTTGGCGCCCACCGACAGGGTCGTCAAGACGGCGGCTATCCCGAGCCCGATGCCGAGGGTGGTGGCGACGCTGCGCCAGGGGTGCCTGAGGAGGTTGCGGAGGGCGAGGCGCACCAGGGTGCTCACGGGGGCAAGTGTACTCGGCCGGCGGCCCTCGGCTTGGTGGGCCGCGGCGGCCACCGTGGTAGCGTCCAGCCGAGCAGGAGGGAGCTCGTGCACATCCTCTACGTCGCAGACGACCTCTACGAGGGGTTCGGTGGGCAGGCGCGCGCCACGCAGGGGCACCTGGCCGCGCTTGCCGCCAGGGGGCACGAGGTCACGGCCGTGGCCGGACGCGACGCGCACCCGTCGCAACCCCCGCCCGGCGTCACGCTCCTGCGGGTGCCGTCGTTCCGTCTCGGCTCGGCCCAGACCCGCATCGCCCTGCCGCTACTGTCCACGCTGCTGCCCGCCGTCGCCCGGGCCGACGTTCTGCAGGCGAACACGCCGGCCGTCCTCACCGCCGTCGCGCTGCTGCTGGCGCGGCGACGGGGCGTGCCGGTCGTCCTCGGCGTGCACACGCAGGTCGAGACGAGCACGCTGCAGCTGCCGATGGTCGCCGGGTTCGTGGCGCGCGGCCTGCGGGCCTGGTACCGCTGGCTCTTCTCTCGCGCCGACCTGCTCGTGGCGCCGACCGCGTTCGCCGCGGCCACCAGCCGTGACTTCACGAGCACGCCGGTCGAGGTGGTGTCGAACGGCGTCGACGTCGGCAGCTTCCCGGCGGGACCGCGCGCGGTCGGAGCGGAGCGCCTGCTCGTCTACGTCGGCCGCCTCTCCGCGGAGAAGCGGCCACGGGACCTGCTCGCGCTCATGCACGAGCTCCCCGGCCACTACCGGCTCGTGATGGCCGGCGCCGGCCCGCAGGCCGCCGAGCTGGCGCGCAGCGTGGAGGCGGAGGGGCTCTCCGGGCGCGTGCGGCTGGCCGGTTACGTCGGCGAGGCAGAGAAGCGCGAGTTGCTCGCGAGCGCCGACGCGTTCGTGATGCCGTCCCCCACGGAGCTGCAGAGCATCGCCACGTTGGAGGCCATGGCGGCGGGCTGCGCCGTCGTCGCCTTCGACCACCCCACCAGCGCCGTGCCGGGCCTGGTCCGCGAGGCGGGGGGCGGCGTGGTGGTGCCGCCGCGCGACGCCGCCTCTCAGGCCGCCGCCATCGAGGCCCTGTTGGCGGACGCCGACGAGCTCGCTGCCTGCCGCGCGCGGGCGCGCGCCTACGCGGTGGCCAACGACGTGGCGCGGAGCGCCGAGCGCCTCGAGCAGCTTTACGTCGGGCTCCTGAGCGAGGGGCGGGCGGCGTCGTGAGCTCGCCCGGCGTGGCCGGCCGCGTGATCGCGGTCACCGGGGCGGCGGGCGGGATCGGGCTGGCCACCACGCGCCGGCTGGTCGAGGCGGGCGCCGTCGTGCGCGCCTTGACTCGAACGGCGGCCGGCGCCGAGCGGCTGACGGCGGCCGGTGCCGACGTCGTCGTCGGCGACGTGGCCGATGAGCGGGTCCTGGCGGACCTGTTCGCAGGAGCGTCGTTCGGGCTGCACCTGGCCGCCTGGATGGGCGGCAAGGGCGGGGCCTCGGAGGCGCGGCGCGTCAACGTGGTCGGCGCACGCGCGGTGGTGGCGGCCGCTGCCGAGGCGAGCGTGCAGCGGCTCGTGCACGTGAGCAGCGTCGCCGTCTACGGGCCGACGCTGACGGGCGTGGTCGACGAGAGCCGCCAGCCGCGGGCCGTGGGCGATCCCTACGGCGACACCAAGCTGCAGGGCGAGGTCGCGGCGCGAGGCGCCGCCGAGGCCGCGGGGCTCGACCTCGTGACCCTCAGGCCCACGATGGTGTACGGCCCCGGGGTGTCGTCCTGGACGCTGGCGCCGCTGCGCGGCCTGGCGGCCGGCCTGCCGCTGACGCTGGGGCGCGGTGACGGTCTGCTGGACGCCGTCTACGTCGACGACGTGGCCCGCGCCCTCCACCTCGCGCTGGTGGCGGGTGCGACCGCCCGCGGTGGGACCTTCAACGTAACGGGTGCCGCCGTCACCTGGAACGAGTTCTTCGGCGCTTACGCCGCCATGCTTGGCCGCCCGCTGCGCCGCGTGCCCGCTGGGTTGGCGCGCGCCGCCGCGCGCTTCGCGGCGCTGGTGACGGCCCCGCTGGGGGACGCGCGCGTGGTGGGCGAGATGGTGGAGGTCATGCTGAGCACGGCGACCTTCAGCGGCGCGGCGGCCGAGCGCGACCTCGGTTACCGCGCCGAGGTCGACCTCGCCAAGGGCATGTGGGCCACCGCCCGGTGGTTGCGCGAGTCCGGCCGGCTCCCCGGGCCGCGCTCGGCCCTGGTGGTCGGGGCCGGCAGCGGGCTGGGGCTGGCGGTCACGGACGAGCTGGCGCGGCGCTACGTGCCGGTGGTCGCGGCCGACCTGCGGCCGCCGCCGACCGTTCCCGCCGGCGTCACGCCGCTCGAGGTGGACGTCCTGGACCCCGCCCGGCTGGCGGCCGCGGTCGAGCGCGTGGAGGCGGCGGGCCCCGGACCCGACGCCGTCGTCGTCACCGTTGGGGCGCTCAGGCCGGGCGCGCTCGAGTCGCAACCGCTCGACGACGTGCGCCTGCAGCTCGAGCTGAACGCGGTGGGGCCCTTGAACGTCGTGCGCGCCGTGGCGCCCGGCATGCGGACGCGCCGGCGCGGCCGGGTGGTGGCCGTGAGCTCGACCAACGGCCTCCTCGTCACGCCGTTCATGGGGGCCTACTCGGCGGGCAAGTTCGCGTTGGAGGCGTTGATGGACGCGCTGCGCCTCGAGCTGCGGCCGTTCGGCGTCGAGGTCGTGCTGGTCCAGCCGGGCGCCATGCGCACCCC
Coding sequences:
- a CDS encoding MMPL family transporter; this translates as MFTRLGGLVARYPRWVLGAWFALALASLPFGARVGAVLSAQPDAPRHGNAAAVQELLATAFANPEEATLVAVAHGVSVRAGSSEYAEELDSLATRLLALDGVTYVRDYRASSGLNLLDEANDLSVLLIGIDTVDLTEGKVVTRRVRGEFAATPALRFDLSGGPATVLELEQVSQRDARRAEVFGLPISLVILLVAFGAVVASLLPLLSAVTSISVSLGLLYFLGHFVEFAVFTETIVTMLGLATGIDYALLIVNRYREELRSTFDSRLAAARAAATAGKAVTFSGLTVLVALAALLVPPVAFIRSIGVGTMVVLSVSVLVAVTAVPASLALLGHRVNWLRVTKREPGLRSRAFWRARALAIMRRPWLWSVVGVGVLVLLALPSLRMQVADPGARGLTAATDARRTLTALEGLGLEGLLNPFDVLVDLGPAGFYRPENVRKVSLLTSELRALDRVAGVSSPMALESIPKLFLYQYYASADLALRSEIAPLARATISRDGRYALARVVPEGALTPAAGAELYHGIERALATAGLEARVGGVYVQGTEWTRALYEYFPLALGLVGLVTALLLGWAFRSLLIPLKAVLLNALTVGATFGALTLVLQDGVVARLLGVGGVLGYIDTSAPLFIFAIVFGLSMDYEVFLVARIHEGHERGMSDHDAVATALSSTGGVITSAAAVMVTVFALLLFSHVELIRTLGLGLTVAIVLDATLVRLALVPSVMTLAGRWNWWLPAPLARLARRPGGGRDGGAPGG
- a CDS encoding ABC transporter ATP-binding protein; the encoded protein is MSDRPFALQANGLRKTYRLGDEVIPALDGVTLEVREGEFVAVMGPSGSGKSTLLHMLGLLDQPDAGEVRIAGRSTSGLDDDELTGLRRDRLGFIFQSFELIPNLSASENILLPAEVAGRLAEGRRRLAVLARQLSIDDRLEHRPRQLSGGQRQRVAMARALINDPAVVLADEPTGNLDTKTGAEVLELLRRGVDEHGWTVVMVTHDPAAALVAERIVFLRDGHVAGETRTKDTGARQVIDTFLAS
- a CDS encoding ABC transporter permease — its product is MSTLVRLALRNLLRHPWRSVATTLGIGLGIAAVLTTLSVGANVEANLRSALQAAAGKADLVVTPGAGGRAVFEAEPLLSEVRADPGVAAALPVLQTRAEPARGERTVEKSVIPGVDSGFQIQGRLTRFEDDLPAKLAEGSLPAAGSRGIAIADGFARSRAIAVGDTVEFTTATGKVPLLVTGLLDDGVGIASTNGGRVGVMALADLQDVLALTGRVSNVEVVVRDVDDVQAVAARLRTTVGDGFTVTLPAGSGDFTFGIVQTLQSGLSVLAATLLALGAFLAYNTFMASVVERSREYALLRTVCMTRGGTMRLAFYEALALAAFGVLSGVLLGVVLSYVVTYLNAVTLGYEFRTLVLPVRNVLLASALGVAAALVAGIIPARNAGRTSPIASLQANALPPRRRHAVIGLALVVAGTALALVPWPGLSALYATTVALGMFFLGVALTAPYVLPPVTAALRSPLTRVFGAPGKLGASFAARNAARNGVAIGTVVVGTGLVIGVGSMVSSTNHAISSWVETTVVGDLFVTAPVTFPDDFAARAQAVPGVDVASGVKITAVRFLQPGGDTRGRAVALVLVDPARFDPDGGFGRFQYLPGQGDDRTGYDTLRSGEVLVANTMRDRYGFQKGDQIELRTSDGFAPFRVGGVVVDFTGGGEAVVGSIDQIARFGGGNPDLFVVVVSPGESQTAVKERLLAAFPELALDITQNADYKRYILDVTSQAFATTRVLLLIAVIVAALGVANTLGMNLASRGHEIAVLRTIGLTRRGVRTLVTAEGIIVTTVGALIGVGFGLLLARIITNGAGALTGFVLAPRVPWPLALLALAASPVIGLVAALLPARRAARMAPTRALASWSEHV
- a CDS encoding glycosyltransferase codes for the protein MHILYVADDLYEGFGGQARATQGHLAALAARGHEVTAVAGRDAHPSQPPPGVTLLRVPSFRLGSAQTRIALPLLSTLLPAVARADVLQANTPAVLTAVALLLARRRGVPVVLGVHTQVETSTLQLPMVAGFVARGLRAWYRWLFSRADLLVAPTAFAAATSRDFTSTPVEVVSNGVDVGSFPAGPRAVGAERLLVYVGRLSAEKRPRDLLALMHELPGHYRLVMAGAGPQAAELARSVEAEGLSGRVRLAGYVGEAEKRELLASADAFVMPSPTELQSIATLEAMAAGCAVVAFDHPTSAVPGLVREAGGGVVVPPRDAASQAAAIEALLADADELAACRARARAYAVANDVARSAERLEQLYVGLLSEGRAAS
- a CDS encoding SDR family NAD(P)-dependent oxidoreductase codes for the protein MSSPGVAGRVIAVTGAAGGIGLATTRRLVEAGAVVRALTRTAAGAERLTAAGADVVVGDVADERVLADLFAGASFGLHLAAWMGGKGGASEARRVNVVGARAVVAAAAEASVQRLVHVSSVAVYGPTLTGVVDESRQPRAVGDPYGDTKLQGEVAARGAAEAAGLDLVTLRPTMVYGPGVSSWTLAPLRGLAAGLPLTLGRGDGLLDAVYVDDVARALHLALVAGATARGGTFNVTGAAVTWNEFFGAYAAMLGRPLRRVPAGLARAAARFAALVTAPLGDARVVGEMVEVMLSTATFSGAAAERDLGYRAEVDLAKGMWATARWLRESGRLPGPRSALVVGAGSGLGLAVTDELARRYVPVVAADLRPPPTVPAGVTPLEVDVLDPARLAAAVERVEAAGPGPDAVVVTVGALRPGALESQPLDDVRLQLELNAVGPLNVVRAVAPGMRTRRRGRVVAVSSTNGLLVTPFMGAYSAGKFALEALMDALRLELRPFGVEVVLVQPGAMRTPFAARAKELLAEEARRSGQPWDAYLLRLRDSDLWGERTAADPAAVARVVVGAATGGRAPARIKGTREVPLLRLFSCLPDRVKDLVFEGPLGLRRPRPRRRRP